The Microbacterium luteum nucleotide sequence GCCACGAAGGTCAGCACCCACCCCGACTTCAAGGGGCTGTCGGCGTCGAACGTGCGCGCCGCCGCCGAAGCATCTCTCGGACGCCTGGGCATCGACGCCATCGACCTCTACTACGCCCACTTCGACGACGCCGAGACGCCTCTCGAAGAGACGGTCGCCGCGTTCGCGGAGCTGCAGCGCGATGGCCTCATCCGCCACACTGCGGTGTCGAACTACAGCGCCGAGCGCATCCGCGAGTGGGTTCGCATCTCCGACGAGCTGGGCGTCACGCGCCCCGTTGCGATTCAGCCGCACTACAACCTCGTGCACCGGAACGATGTCGAAGAGCACATCGCCCCGGTCGCGGAAGAGTTCGGGATGGGCCTCGTCCCCTACTTCGCGCTCGCGAGCGGATTCCTCACCGGCAAGTACCGCTCGGCCGGTGCCGACGGCGGAGGTTCGCCGCGCGCCGGTGGGGCCGCGAAGTACGCGACGCCGCAGGGCATCGAGATCATCGACACCCTCGAGAAGATCGGCAACGCCCACGACGCGTCGATCACGACGACCGCGCTGGCGTGGCTCCGCGCCAAGCCGACCGTGGTCGCTCCGATTGCGAGCGCCTCACGCGTCGAGCAGCTGACCGACCTGCTCGCCAGCACCCGTCTGGACCTGACCTCAGACGAGATCGCCGAACTCGACCGCGTCTCGGAGTGGGCGCCCGCCGCCGTTTCGGCCTGAGCACGCCGGCCCCGGGCTGCATCAGCCGGATTGCACCTTCGCGCCCACGCGTCGGCGAGGGATGAGGCGCGCAGAGTTCAGGATGAACGCGGTCTCGCTGCCGACGTGGATGAATGCGGCCGCCACCGGACTCAGGAGTCCGAAGGACGCCAGCACGATCCCGACCAGGTCGATCGCGATCGTGCCGACGAAGTTCGCCATGACGATCCGGCGTGCCCGCCTGGCGACGTGCAGGGTGTGCACGAGATCGCTCAGGTCAGAACTGATCAGCACGATGTCCGCGCTCTCGCGCGCGATGTCCGTTCCCGACCCCATGGCGATGCCGACGTCAGCACGCGCGAGCGAGGGGGCATCGTTCACCCCGTCGCCCACCATGGCCACTCGTCGCCCCGCTTCGCGCTCGGCGTCGATCGCCGCGAGCTTCTGCTCCGGAAGGAGGCCGGCCCGCACATCGTCGATGCCGAGCTCGGCTGCCACCGCCTGCGCGGTCGCCGGCTGGTCGCCGGTGAGGATGAGCGTGCGAACACCGCGCCGATGAAATTCGGCGATCGCCGCCCGAGCCGTGGGGCGGATGACATCCGCCAGCAGGATCGTGCCGGCATACGCTCCGTCGACGCCGACGTGAACGGGTGAAGCGATTCCCGGCGCGTCGACCACCTCGGGTGCGTCTGCCACCAGGGTGCGGTTTCCCACCGCCACGGTGTGACCCTCGATCACAGCCGTCACACCGCATCCGGGTTCATAGGTGAACTCCGACGCCGGGAACAGCTCGAGGGAGCGCGTCCGGGCGGAGGCGACCATCGTCTTCCCCAGTGGATGCTCGGAGTAGGCCTCCGCCGACGCCGCGAAGGTCAGCAGACGGTCCTGATCGAGCATCCCGTCGGTGCGCACCTCCACGACCGACGGCGTGCCGGCTGTGAGCGTGCCGGTCTTGTCGAAGACGACCGTGTCGACCGCCGAGAGAGCCTCGAGGTGTGCGCCATCTTTCACGAAGGCGCCGGCACGGGCGATGCGAGCGATGGCGGCGAGAACGGCGAGCGGCGTCCCCGCGGCGATGCCGCACGCGCCGGCGACGACCACCACGGCGATCGTCGCTTCGAGATCGCGCGTGACCACATAGGTGATCACCGCACCGCCGAGAGCGAGGTAGACCAGCCATGCGGCCAGACGATCGGCGAGGCGCTGCACCGGTGGCTCCGACGACTGCGCCTGACGCACCGCGTCGACGATGCGGCCGTAGGACGAGTCGGCGCCCACGCGTTCGGCGCGCACCTCGACCGCCCCGATCTGATTGATCGACCCGGCGAAGACCTCGCTGCCGGGGGAGAGGTCGACCGGCCACGACTCGCCGGTGATACGCGACTGGTCCGCGCTCGACCGACCGGATAGGACCACCCCGTCGACCGGGATGCGACCCCCGGGCGCCACGATGACGGTGTCGCCTTCCTGCACGTCGGCGAGCGGTCGCGTGACCGGCGACCCATCGTCGGTGCGCACCTGCACGGTGTCGGGCAGGAAGCTCATGAGGTCGGTCAGAGCGTCGCGGCCGCGATCCATCGAGAGGTCTTCGAGGATCTCGGCAGCCAGCACGAACGCAGCGATCACGAGCGAGGTCACCCATTCGCCGATCGCGGCGGCGGCCACGATCGCGATGAGCATGGACAGCTCCATGCTCATGCGGCGGTGTCGCACGTCTTCCCAGGCCTCGGTGGCGATCGGCCAGCATCCCACCACGAGACCCACGACCGCGATGACCGGTACCTGCGGCCACGGCCAGGTCGCGCCGAGCGCGACCGCCACGGCACACGCGGCGACGAAGAGGGTGCGGATCAGATCGCCGCGGTCGATGCGGCCCCACAGGCTCCGCTCCCGTGCGCCCGAGGTGACGTGTGTCGCTGTGCGCGCGTCGACGCTCACGGCGCTGTCTCCGCATCGCCGTCTGCCACCGGCAGGCCCGATGCGCCGACGTGATGACGGGGCAGGGTGTCGCCCACGACGTGCTCAGCCTGGAACACGGCATGCGTCACGAGCTGTCGCGCGTGCTCGTCGATGAGGTTGTAATACACCCGGGTGCCCTCCTTACGCGTCGCGACGATGCGCGCCCACCGCAACTTCGCGAGATGCTGCGACACGACGGTCGGCGATTTGCCCACACGTTCCGCGATCTCGCCGACCGACAGTTCGCCTCGGCGCAGGGCGAGGATGATGCGGATCCGTGTCGCATCCGACAGCAGCGAGAACACCTCGGCCGCGAGGTCGACGTATTGACTGGATGCATCGAAGGTGCACGCCTGTGAATCTTCACCCATACGCAGATACTAGGTCAGTTTGTCCGTGTCGTGGAAGGCAGATCGCGTCCGAGAGGACGGCGGTTGTGGTCAGGAGAGGGCGTTGACCATCGTCTGGAAGAACAAGTCCTGATCGATCGCCTCGATGACGCGTGCGTTCGGCTCGCGGCCCGAGCGACGCACGGCGTCGACGAGCATGTATCCCTGGGTGAGGCCCGGGTTCGTCTCGACGTCGACGAAGTAGTCGGACGCTTTCGTGATGATCGACGGTTCGACCGCGATCGCGGCGGCGATCGAGTCGGGATGAGTGCTGCCGGGCACCCCATGCGTCTTCTCGACGTATTCGACGCTCGCCCGGTTCGCGCGGGTGAAGAAACGCGACTGCGGGGTGTCGAGCTCCTCGATGATCCGCAGCTGATCGGGGCTGAACCGCCCGTGCGACATCACGAGGTCCCACGGCACGATCGTCGTGGGGAACCCGGCCGCAAGCACGATCTTCGCCGCTTCGGGGTCATGCCAGAAGTTCGCCTCGGCCGCCGCGGTGATGTTGCCGAGCGCATTGTTCGTGCCGCCCATGACGTAGAGGTGCTTCACCTTGCCGGCGATCGAGCGGTCGGCGGCCACAGCACAGGCGAGGTTCGTCAGCGGCGCCTGAGCGATGATCGTCAGCTCGCCGGGGTTGTCGTTGATCAGACGGATGAGCGCAGACACGGCGT carries:
- a CDS encoding aldo/keto reductase, which translates into the protein MTQIGNSDLDVLPLSLGGNVFGWTADRDASFRILDSFIAGGGDFIDTADGYSAWVPGNSGGESETLIGEWLAQRKPENLVIATKVSTHPDFKGLSASNVRAAAEASLGRLGIDAIDLYYAHFDDAETPLEETVAAFAELQRDGLIRHTAVSNYSAERIREWVRISDELGVTRPVAIQPHYNLVHRNDVEEHIAPVAEEFGMGLVPYFALASGFLTGKYRSAGADGGGSPRAGGAAKYATPQGIEIIDTLEKIGNAHDASITTTALAWLRAKPTVVAPIASASRVEQLTDLLASTRLDLTSDEIAELDRVSEWAPAAVSA
- a CDS encoding heavy metal translocating P-type ATPase, coding for MSVDARTATHVTSGARERSLWGRIDRGDLIRTLFVAACAVAVALGATWPWPQVPVIAVVGLVVGCWPIATEAWEDVRHRRMSMELSMLIAIVAAAAIGEWVTSLVIAAFVLAAEILEDLSMDRGRDALTDLMSFLPDTVQVRTDDGSPVTRPLADVQEGDTVIVAPGGRIPVDGVVLSGRSSADQSRITGESWPVDLSPGSEVFAGSINQIGAVEVRAERVGADSSYGRIVDAVRQAQSSEPPVQRLADRLAAWLVYLALGGAVITYVVTRDLEATIAVVVVAGACGIAAGTPLAVLAAIARIARAGAFVKDGAHLEALSAVDTVVFDKTGTLTAGTPSVVEVRTDGMLDQDRLLTFAASAEAYSEHPLGKTMVASARTRSLELFPASEFTYEPGCGVTAVIEGHTVAVGNRTLVADAPEVVDAPGIASPVHVGVDGAYAGTILLADVIRPTARAAIAEFHRRGVRTLILTGDQPATAQAVAAELGIDDVRAGLLPEQKLAAIDAEREAGRRVAMVGDGVNDAPSLARADVGIAMGSGTDIARESADIVLISSDLSDLVHTLHVARRARRIVMANFVGTIAIDLVGIVLASFGLLSPVAAAFIHVGSETAFILNSARLIPRRRVGAKVQSG
- a CDS encoding ArsR/SmtB family transcription factor, producing the protein MGEDSQACTFDASSQYVDLAAEVFSLLSDATRIRIILALRRGELSVGEIAERVGKSPTVVSQHLAKLRWARIVATRKEGTRVYYNLIDEHARQLVTHAVFQAEHVVGDTLPRHHVGASGLPVADGDAETAP
- a CDS encoding nucleoside hydrolase — translated: MTLRLIHDTDTAQDDAFALMIGLRHPNTRVEAVTVNYGNVDFDQMVENALYTIEVAGFGGQVPVYEGCRLPLIAPFDDSSYVHGVDGFGGANFPKAAQRPETENAVSALIRLINDNPGELTIIAQAPLTNLACAVAADRSIAGKVKHLYVMGGTNNALGNITAAAEANFWHDPEAAKIVLAAGFPTTIVPWDLVMSHGRFSPDQLRIIEELDTPQSRFFTRANRASVEYVEKTHGVPGSTHPDSIAAAIAVEPSIITKASDYFVDVETNPGLTQGYMLVDAVRRSGREPNARVIEAIDQDLFFQTMVNALS